The Pecten maximus chromosome 14, xPecMax1.1, whole genome shotgun sequence genome includes a region encoding these proteins:
- the LOC117342120 gene encoding receptor for retinol uptake stra6-like isoform X2: MQSSLGLRYPRCLSYHHFFWIWPQIWEQQILQKLKLTPQRLVTVTWRADMYTTTLSFRLPMDVFAMEHRISYMAAFGSIAFLCSEIVLESKYVIEYNGPGGYRVFVIILSVIVYGIACFPLFASLSLRTVFSYGFGTLHVWTFMVIAYYEAFVCSNEYGATFTVLLLLRILPKLVCLTYLSIVLPVRFIKTLQEFIVKPTSVEDMKVISQEDKLTDLRKSILGRHIQKNFVLPRPKKIVVEPGIKGKIKSILKPLVKPWLYKKNPEFKYSTRFLATVGVSFILIYKLTVELLIFTIPLIDEFLQYLVDLLSTNPSASLQDTIYITYYLVDAYRSCIIAATVLECVLASLILLHIISSYRKYLLALHKGINYHVPAREEKTNSSILVGTMRYSGYQVGYTTWSYLIQWFLLLLFCMAFATVIILFEQGYGYLITNIILAVWSIPVTTIVINLAQTWISKLVFLQEKDEVLALDNRRGFFVFTYFMFYYNIFLGLISCLMRIIKSIILGALFLGRLDHSTLPRRFQLFDPGFDAFVGFLHMENAQRHPVVLAFISILQVYAPSSTEMAKTLDSEKTEKAMDFVEHESRRKRKVQHRWHLVYTLHNNPHLRSLRKQAIKAFEEKLETEEELRKARKRKAKLSKYEEPEVVVIDSTEKKLALNNEISMST; this comes from the exons ATGCAAAGTTCACTGGGTCTTCGATATCCACG atgtCTTTCTTATCATCATTTCTTCTGGATTTGGCCGCAAATTTGGGAACAACAAATACTACAGAAACTGAAACTGACACCACAGA GACTTGTAACAGTGACGTGGCGGGCGGATATGTATACAACTACTTTGTCATTCCGGCT CCCCATGGATGTGTTTGCTATGGAACACAGAATTTCGTACATGGCAGCATTTGGCTCAATAGCGTTCCTCTGTAGTGAGATCGTACTGGAATCGAAATACGTCATAGAGTACAACGGTCCAGGCGGATATAGAG TATTCGTAATCATCCTCTCCGTCATCGTATATGGAATAGCATGCTTTCCTCTTTTCGCCTCTCTTTCCCTCCGGACCGTATTTAGTTACGGCTTTGGTACGCTCCATGTGTGGACATTCATGGTGATAGCGTACTACGAAGCATTTGTATGTAGCAACGAATATGGAGCG ACATTCACTGTCTTATTATTGCTGCGGATCCTGCCCAAACTTGTCTGTCTCACGTACCTGTCCATAGTGCTACCCGTCCGCTTCATAAAGACATTACAGGAATTCATAGTAAAACCAACATCCGTGGAGGATATGAAGGTTATTAGTCAGGAGGACAAGCTAACAGATCTTAGAAAGTCGATACTGGGAAGACATATTCAGAAAAACTTCGTTTTGCCTCGACCCAAGAAAAT TGTTGTAGAACCAGGGATCAAAGGGAAAATAAAGTCAATTCTGAAACCTCTAGTGAAACCTTGGTTGTATAAGAAAAATCCAG AGTTCAAGTATTCGACAAGATTCCTCGCCACAGTGGGGGTCAGCTTCATTTTGATCTACAAG TTAACCGTGGAACTATTGATATTTACCATTCCATTAATTGACGAATTCTTACAATACCTTGTTGATTTGCTGAGTACCAACCCAAGTGCTTCGCTCCaagacacaatatatattacctactATCTGGTCGACGCTTACAGGT CCTGTATAATAGCAGCGACAGTCTTGGAGTGTGTCCTGGCTTCATTGATCCTTTTACATATCATTTcttcatacag AAAATACCTACTAGCTCTACATAAAGGAATTAACTACCATGTTCCGGCTCGAGAGGAGAAAACTAATTCTTCAATTCTG GTTGGCACGATGAGATATAGCGGTTATCAAGTCGGATATACCACATGGT CATACTTAATCCAATGGTTTCTCCTGCTGCTGTTTTGCATGGCTTTCGCCACCGTCATCATTCTTTTTGAACAAGGATATGGATACCTCATAACAAACATCATCCTTGCCGTCTG GTCAATCCCTGTTACTACGATTGTAATAAATCTGGCACAGACCTGGATATCAAAGTTGGTATTTCTTCAAGAAAAGGATGAAGTGCTTGCCCTCGATAACAG ACGCGGTTTCTTCGTGTTTACGTACTTTATGTTTTACTATAATATTTTCCTTGGTCTCATTTCCTGTCTGATGAGGATCATTAAGTCCATCATACTAGGAGCTTTATTCCTTGGCAGACTCGACCACTCGACACTCCCTAGGAGATTTCAGTTGTTTGATCCGG GTTTTGATGCATTTGTTGGATTCCTTCATATGGAAAATGCACAAAGACATCCAGTTGTTCTGGCATTCATTTCAATACTTCAAGTCTATGCTCCGTCATCCACGGAAATGGCCAAGACACTGGATTCAGAGAAAACCGAAAAAGCAATgg ATTTTGTAGAACACGAAAGTAGACGAAAACGAAAGGTACAACATCGATGGCATCTGGTTTACACATTACATAACAACCCTCATTTGAGGTCGCTTCGGAAACAGGCTATAAAAGCATTCGAAGAGAAACTGGAAACAGAAGAAGAGTTGAGGAAAGCTAGAAAAAGGAAAGCTAAATTATCGAAATATGAGGAACCGGAAGTAGTTGTG ATCGACTCAACAGAAAAGAAATTGGCTCTCAATAACGAAATTAGTATGTCTACGTAA
- the LOC117342120 gene encoding stimulated by retinoic acid gene 6 protein-like isoform X1 — translation MSFLSSFLLDLAANLGTTNTTETETDTTETCNSDVAGGYVYNYFVIPAVLEILFLAFTIRRKHRKLECCGGKPGLVSPMDVFAMEHRISYMAAFGSIAFLCSEIVLESKYVIEYNGPGGYRVFVIILSVIVYGIACFPLFASLSLRTVFSYGFGTLHVWTFMVIAYYEAFVCSNEYGATFTVLLLLRILPKLVCLTYLSIVLPVRFIKTLQEFIVKPTSVEDMKVISQEDKLTDLRKSILGRHIQKNFVLPRPKKIVVEPGIKGKIKSILKPLVKPWLYKKNPEFKYSTRFLATVGVSFILIYKLTVELLIFTIPLIDEFLQYLVDLLSTNPSASLQDTIYITYYLVDAYRSCIIAATVLECVLASLILLHIISSYRKYLLALHKGINYHVPAREEKTNSSILVGTMRYSGYQVGYTTWSYLIQWFLLLLFCMAFATVIILFEQGYGYLITNIILAVWSIPVTTIVINLAQTWISKLVFLQEKDEVLALDNRRGFFVFTYFMFYYNIFLGLISCLMRIIKSIILGALFLGRLDHSTLPRRFQLFDPGFDAFVGFLHMENAQRHPVVLAFISILQVYAPSSTEMAKTLDSEKTEKAMDFVEHESRRKRKVQHRWHLVYTLHNNPHLRSLRKQAIKAFEEKLETEEELRKARKRKAKLSKYEEPEVVVIDSTEKKLALNNEISMST, via the exons atgtCTTTCTTATCATCATTTCTTCTGGATTTGGCCGCAAATTTGGGAACAACAAATACTACAGAAACTGAAACTGACACCACAGA GACTTGTAACAGTGACGTGGCGGGCGGATATGTATACAACTACTTTGTCATTCCGGCT GTGTTGGAGATACTGTTTCTCGCATTTACAATAAGGAGGAAACACAGAAAACTAGAATGTTGTGGAGGAAAACCAGGTTTAGTAAG CCCCATGGATGTGTTTGCTATGGAACACAGAATTTCGTACATGGCAGCATTTGGCTCAATAGCGTTCCTCTGTAGTGAGATCGTACTGGAATCGAAATACGTCATAGAGTACAACGGTCCAGGCGGATATAGAG TATTCGTAATCATCCTCTCCGTCATCGTATATGGAATAGCATGCTTTCCTCTTTTCGCCTCTCTTTCCCTCCGGACCGTATTTAGTTACGGCTTTGGTACGCTCCATGTGTGGACATTCATGGTGATAGCGTACTACGAAGCATTTGTATGTAGCAACGAATATGGAGCG ACATTCACTGTCTTATTATTGCTGCGGATCCTGCCCAAACTTGTCTGTCTCACGTACCTGTCCATAGTGCTACCCGTCCGCTTCATAAAGACATTACAGGAATTCATAGTAAAACCAACATCCGTGGAGGATATGAAGGTTATTAGTCAGGAGGACAAGCTAACAGATCTTAGAAAGTCGATACTGGGAAGACATATTCAGAAAAACTTCGTTTTGCCTCGACCCAAGAAAAT TGTTGTAGAACCAGGGATCAAAGGGAAAATAAAGTCAATTCTGAAACCTCTAGTGAAACCTTGGTTGTATAAGAAAAATCCAG AGTTCAAGTATTCGACAAGATTCCTCGCCACAGTGGGGGTCAGCTTCATTTTGATCTACAAG TTAACCGTGGAACTATTGATATTTACCATTCCATTAATTGACGAATTCTTACAATACCTTGTTGATTTGCTGAGTACCAACCCAAGTGCTTCGCTCCaagacacaatatatattacctactATCTGGTCGACGCTTACAGGT CCTGTATAATAGCAGCGACAGTCTTGGAGTGTGTCCTGGCTTCATTGATCCTTTTACATATCATTTcttcatacag AAAATACCTACTAGCTCTACATAAAGGAATTAACTACCATGTTCCGGCTCGAGAGGAGAAAACTAATTCTTCAATTCTG GTTGGCACGATGAGATATAGCGGTTATCAAGTCGGATATACCACATGGT CATACTTAATCCAATGGTTTCTCCTGCTGCTGTTTTGCATGGCTTTCGCCACCGTCATCATTCTTTTTGAACAAGGATATGGATACCTCATAACAAACATCATCCTTGCCGTCTG GTCAATCCCTGTTACTACGATTGTAATAAATCTGGCACAGACCTGGATATCAAAGTTGGTATTTCTTCAAGAAAAGGATGAAGTGCTTGCCCTCGATAACAG ACGCGGTTTCTTCGTGTTTACGTACTTTATGTTTTACTATAATATTTTCCTTGGTCTCATTTCCTGTCTGATGAGGATCATTAAGTCCATCATACTAGGAGCTTTATTCCTTGGCAGACTCGACCACTCGACACTCCCTAGGAGATTTCAGTTGTTTGATCCGG GTTTTGATGCATTTGTTGGATTCCTTCATATGGAAAATGCACAAAGACATCCAGTTGTTCTGGCATTCATTTCAATACTTCAAGTCTATGCTCCGTCATCCACGGAAATGGCCAAGACACTGGATTCAGAGAAAACCGAAAAAGCAATgg ATTTTGTAGAACACGAAAGTAGACGAAAACGAAAGGTACAACATCGATGGCATCTGGTTTACACATTACATAACAACCCTCATTTGAGGTCGCTTCGGAAACAGGCTATAAAAGCATTCGAAGAGAAACTGGAAACAGAAGAAGAGTTGAGGAAAGCTAGAAAAAGGAAAGCTAAATTATCGAAATATGAGGAACCGGAAGTAGTTGTG ATCGACTCAACAGAAAAGAAATTGGCTCTCAATAACGAAATTAGTATGTCTACGTAA